In the Aerosakkonema funiforme FACHB-1375 genome, TTTTACTATCCTGCCCACCAACTCTGTATGTAACTCTCAAATCAGATTTACGACTCTGGTTCGAGGAAGTTCGCTATCTGGAAAAACTATTTTCTCCCTTGGATATAGAGATATCGAGGCTAAGAGAACAAATGTTAGCGCTCCAGGAGTTTTATACTTTGTATTCCAAGGCATAAGTGGGATATCGAGCCGAGTTAGAACCCAGAGGCAATTTGCAGGGGCTGTTGACATACTCCCCCGTCAAGCGTTGCTGTGACGGGGGATTCTCCCGGAGTCACCTACCGGAATTACTGGCTCAACGAAACGACTTAAATCATCAACATCTCTGTTAAAGATCCAGAGGCCGGATTCTCCCCAGTCGTTTGGGTCGGTTTCTGTTTGCCCAACAGTACCGTTGAGATATTCTCCCAAATATTTCAACCCTTTTTTCAAAATATTAATTGCCGCATTCCAATCACGATCTAAAACTGTTTGACAGTGGGGACATTGATGGGTTCTTGTACTCAATGTCTTATAAACTTTTGCCCCACAAACCGAACAATCAATAGTCGTAAACTGTGGTGGTACAGCAATGCAAGTTATCTTATGAATCTTGGCGAAATAATTCACCCATTGCGTGAACTGATACCAAGAAGCATCGCTAATACTTTTCGCTAACTTGTGATTCTTCACCAAATTAGACACCTTCAAAGCCTCATAGACTACCAAATCATTAGACTGGACTAACGCCAGAGCATCTTTAATTGCTCTGTCCTTACGTTGTCGAGAAACTTTTAAGTGTAGTTTGGCTACTTTCCGACGTTGTTTGTGATAGTTAGCCGATTGTTTCTGACCATTTTTGTATCGCTTAGAAAGCCTACGTTGAGCTTTTCTTAAGCGATTTTCTGTTTGGCGGAAAAAGCGAGGATTTTCTACTGTCTTGCCACTGGAATCCGTGTAGAATTCTTTCAAACCTAAATCGATTCCCACCACAGAACCAGTGAATTCATGCTTTTCTTCTCGGTTATAGTCAATTAGAAATTGGCAGTAGTAACCATCAGCACGTCTAACTACCCTCAACCGCTTAATTTGCTGTTCTGAGTAATAGACTAAC is a window encoding:
- a CDS encoding RNA-guided endonuclease InsQ/TnpB family protein; its protein translation is MLVVEAKLKGGTPEQYQSVEEAMKTAQFVRNKCVRYWMDNKGTTRNDLQKLCAVLAKDSTTPWVNKLNSQARQSSADRAWQSIARFYGNCRDSSIKKKGFPKFKKFSRSVEYKTTGYKLSDERRQITFTDGFKAGTFDLWCSQRTLVYYSEQQIKRLRVVRRADGYYCQFLIDYNREEKHEFTGSVVGIDLGLKEFYTDSSGKTVENPRFFRQTENRLRKAQRRLSKRYKNGQKQSANYHKQRRKVAKLHLKVSRQRKDRAIKDALALVQSNDLVVYEALKVSNLVKNHKLAKSISDASWYQFTQWVNYFAKIHKITCIAVPPQFTTIDCSVCGAKVYKTLSTRTHQCPHCQTVLDRDWNAAINILKKGLKYLGEYLNGTVGQTETDPNDWGESGLWIFNRDVDDLSRFVEPVIPVGDSGRIPRHSNA